A window of the Candida orthopsilosis Co 90-125, chromosome 1 draft sequence genome harbors these coding sequences:
- a CDS encoding Pet117 protein (S. cerevisiae homolog PET117 has role in mitochondrial respiratory chain complex IV and localizes mitochondrion): MSTASKITLGASIAFATGAFIFINYSQQSERAALRQGPIKDAERQQAKKTQKQQANELEHREQEEMKRRFAALQPLSSEIIRGEEESGK, translated from the coding sequence ATGTCAACCGCATCAAAAATCACCCTTGGCGCATCAATAGCGTTTGCCACTGGTGcattcatcttcatcaactatTCACAACAATCAGAACGAGCAGCATTACGTCAAGGTCCCATAAAGGATGCTGAACGACAACAAGCGAAAAAAACccaaaaacaacaagcaaATGAATTAGAGCATCGTGAACAAGAGGAAATGAAACGGAGATTTGCTGCTTTACAACCTTTGAGCAGTGAAATTATACGTGGTGAGGAAGAAAGTGGAAAGTGA
- a CDS encoding Pcl7 cyclin-like protein produces the protein MSRNFHHNDSSTTNQFQSANLDSSTDIHQSGFQEGGFSSGGSSPPPQSTKSQVSNLTRTLQSSSSTNSALQQSQQSQQSQQSFEDHPQSTQGQQQITDPRKSIIGLPYKTTRVDIGDDAQSSSYQAHHGAFPQQIPISQNSYKHMPMSHNTPTAVGTSYTSAHSYNPSLPSTNNFITQPESSSFHDHTAPSSFRPNTVPHAFPTTTVQTDSVIPNRSSFSVAPDAASSLHSSSYSVPGNQFQQPSMIHHPTQINSNQFMANQRIPNSLPAGHIYANSFPSANQEQQQQQQQQPQSARRLQSLLNADKSTSTGSISIPQKNRIQNLQHNQDHSYHSTPPYYEHVQQSSQGSQQSSEYVRPEPDHYLTYSEFLQELRRKDEQERPNSGEEHLNIVEFPVNNLIVMLSCLLTKIIEANDKLHPNHFENTIAIRQKIKEERKLKRIQRKNKQREYHEDTVVGEVENEDADQNKEEKGIDDDDRFSVRIHSEDRMDEDDDNHEVDAEYDDDFDEDEDEEDNEMKNKYLANVLAFHGTNVPGISLQAYLARVLKYCPVTNEVFLSLLVYFDRIAKKANNLNQKRKSSSNDDGNDGGDTSEAEQLFVMDSYNIHRLIISGITVSSKFFSDIFYKNLRYAKVGGLPLEELNYLELQFLLLLDFKLMISVEDLQNYGDLLARFWKREQSNASEAGAGGNSSGNE, from the coding sequence ATGAGCAGAAACTTTCACCATAATGACAGTTCGACAActaatcaatttcaatcagCAAACCTAGATTCTTCTACAGATATTCACCAGCTGGGTTTCCAAGAGGGAGGCTTCTCCAGTGGAGGATCAAGTCCCCCTCCCCAGTCAACAAAATCTCaagtttccaatttgacCAGAACTTTacaatcatcatcttcaaccaACAGCGCATTAcaacaaagtcaacaaagtcaacaaagtcaacaaaGTTTCGAGGATCATCCCCAATCAACGCAGgggcaacaacaaattactGACCCGCGAAAATCGATTATCGGCCTACCATACAAAACTACTAGAGTAGACATTGGTGATGACGCTCAATCTTCTAGCTATCAGGCTCATCATGGTGCATTTCCTCAACAAATTCCCATCTCACAGAACTCTTACAAGCACATGCCCATGTCTCACAATACACCAACTGCAGTAGGGACATCATACACATCAGCTCATTCCTATAACCCCTCCTTGCCTTCGACAAATAACTTCATAACGCAACCTGAGTCTTCATCATTCCATGACCACACAGCACCATCCAGTTTTCGACCAAACACAGTGCCGCATGcttttccaacaacaaccgTACAAACTGATTCAGTTATACCTAACAGAAGTTCATTCTCAGTCGCTCCAGATGCAGCATCCCTGCTACACCTGTCATCTTATTCTGTACCTggcaatcaatttcaacaaccatCGAtgattcatcatccaaCGCAAATTAATAGCAATCAGTTTATGGCGAATCAAAGAATCCCAAATTCTCTACCTGCAGGTCATATATATGCCAACTCATTCCCTTCGGCAAATCAAgaacagcaacagcaacagcagcagcaaccaCAACTGGCTCGTCGACTTCAATCCTTGTTGAATGCAGATAAATCTACCCTGACAGGTTCCATCAGCATTCCACAGAAAAACAGGATTCAGAATCTTCAGCATAACCAGGACCATTCTTATCACTCAACACCGCCTTATTATGAACACGTTCAGCAAAGTTCACAGGGTCTGCAACAACTGTCAGAGTATGTGCGTCCGGAACCAGATCATTACCTAACCTACAGCGAATTTCTACAAGAGTTGAGAAGAAAGGATGAGCAGGAACGGCCAAATTCAGGGGAGGAACACTTAAATATAGTTGAGTTCCCCGTAAACAATTTAATCGTCATGCTCTCGTGTTTATTGACCAAGATCATTGAAGCAAATGATAAGTTGCATCCAaaccattttgaaaatactATTGCAATACGACAAAAGATTAAAGAAGAGAGGAAACTAAAAAGGATACAGCGTAAAAATAAGCAGAGGGAGTATCACGAAGATACAGTTGTCggtgaagttgaaaacGAGGATGCTGATCAAAATAAGGAGGAAAAAggaattgatgatgacgatcGCTTTAGTGTGCGTATCCATAGTGAGGATCGTAtggatgaggatgatgacAATCACGAAGTAGATGCTGAGTACGATGACGATTtcgatgaagatgaagatgaggaagaCAATGAgatgaaaaataaatatttGGCTAATGTGTTGGCATTTCATGGGACAAATGTTCCAGGAATTTCCCTCCAGGCTTATTTGGCTAGAGTGTTGAAATATTGTCCTGTTACCAACGAGGTTTTCTTGTCATTATTGGTATATTTCGATCGTATTGCCAAGAAAgccaacaatttgaatcagAAAAGAAAACTGAGCTCCAATGATGATGGGAATGATGGCGGAGATACTTCTGAGGCCGAGCAGTTATTTGTCATGGATTCATACAATATTCATCGTTTAATCATTAGTGGTATCACAGTCTCTTCCAAGTTTTTTCTGGATATCTTTTATAAAAACTTACGATATGCAAAAGTGGGTGGATTACCATTGGAGGAATTAAACTATTTGGAGCTACAATTTCTTCTACTTTTGGATTTTAAATTGATGATCAGTGTTGAGGATCTACAGAACTATGGCGATTTATTGGCCAGATTTTGGAAACGAGAACAACTGAATGCGAGCGAGGCAGGCGCAGGAGGCAATTCTAGCGGTAATGAATGA